ATCAACTTCATTTACTTCGATTTCATATTCCGATTGAACCAAACGAATTGCATCTTTTGCTTCTTCGCATAATCCACAATTCTCTTTTGTAAATAAAGTTAACTTTATCGACATACCATTCTCCTTTTTAACTAAAGCGCTTTCGTTTTGATGAACCAGGAATTCTAAGTATATCTCTATATTTTGCTACAGTTCTTCTAGAGATTTCCACTCCATGTTTTTCAGCTAATAATTCAACTAGTTTTTGATCTGATAATGGTTTTTCTTTGTTTTCTTCATCTACTAGCTGCTTGATGAATACCTGTACACTCGTTGATGCAAGCTCCTCGCCGTCCACACTTACACCTTGATGAAAGAATTTCTTCATTTCATATAAGCCAAACGGTGTCTGTACATATTTGTTTTTACAAGTACGGCTAATGGTCGATTCATGTAATGAAAGTTCTTCCGCTATCTCTTTTAAAGTAAGAGTTTTTAAATTTGCAGGACCTTTTTCAAAAAAAGCAATTTGCTTTCGAAGGATACAATTCATTACTGCTAACATCGTTGATTTTCGTTCTTCCAAGCTTTTCATTAACCAGTTAACTTGCGTATTTTTATCCTTTAAATAAGTTGAAACTTCCTTCTCATGTTGACCATTTAAAATTGAAGAATATTCATTAAGTACTTTTAAACGGGGCATAATTTTATCATTAATTAGTACAACAAATTCCCCACCTATTTTTTCAACTGTTAAATCAGGAGCCACATAATTTACTTGGTCTTGGAAATAATTTAAACCTGGCCTTGGCTGAAGGGTTAAAATTAAGTCAATTTCTTTTTGTAAATCAGGTAAGCTAATCTTAAGTTTCTTCGCTATTTCTTTCCAATTTTTATTAACAAATAGATCAAAATAATCTTTAATGACCTGTTTTGCAATTGTTGTATCAACTTCTAGACCATTTAGTTGAATCAATAAGCACTCTTTAACTGATCTTGCTCCAACTCCTGAGGGTTCGAAACGTTGAAGGGTATCAATGCAGATTTGTAACTGGACGTAAGAAATATTTAATTCATGAATAAGCTCTTCATCTGATTCCATCAAAAATCCATTTTTATCTAAGTTATAAATTAAATATTTAATAATTTTATATTCCTCATTATCTATTTTCAACTCATTTAACTGACTAACAAGTTCTTCTTGTAATGTTTCTGTTCTTCGAGTATATAACTCCATTCCTTGTCCGCTGGAAGTAGTTTGTTGTTTGACTTTTGAAGAAGTGTAATCGTTATAAGGAGTTTCGACCTCAATTAAGGGATTTTCTAATGATTGCTCAAATAAAAAATCAGTTAACTCTTGGGCATTAAATTGAAGCATTGTAATGGCTTGTCGTAGTTCCTGAGTCATTGCAAGTTTCAATGATTGTTTTTGCATTAAATTCATTTCCATACTACTTCACTCCCTTATTACTATTTTACTCGATATTTAACTTTTTCATAGTACTTGACGAATTGTTACACTAATTTAAATATAGTGAAAACGTTTACTTTTTCCTGTATAGTAAAAGTATACAACTCTTTATGATGGGTGGGCCATTATGAACAGAAAAAATCAGATTTATGAAGTTTTTCTTCAAAATAAGGAACAAGGTTTTACTGCTAATGAGATTGCTCAAAAGCTCAGTTTAGATAGAGCAAACGTTAGCAGTGATTTAAATAAATTAGTTAAAGAAGAATTATTAATTAAAACGAATTCTAGACCGGTCATATTTAAACTTCTATCTCAAACTTTACAACGAACGGATAAATCTCAAATTAAGATAGCAAGTTCAGACTATAAATATGAATATTTTTATGAGGAAAATATTAGTTTAAGACCTGCCATCGAAAAAGCTAGATCAGCTATACTCTATCCACCAAGTGGTATGCATACATTAATACTCGGTGAGACTGGGGTTGGTAAATCTGCTTTTGCTAAAAGAATGCATGATTACGCAATTCTTACGAATGTTTTAGAAAAGGATTCTCCATTCATTATTTTTAATTGCGCAGACTATGCAAATAATCCACAACTATTATTAGGTCAGCTTTTCGGTGTAAGAAAAGGTGCTTATACAGGTGCAACAGAACAAAAAGGTCTACTTGAGAAAGCAAATAATGGAATTTTATTTTTAGATGAGGTTCATCGTCTTACTCCCGAAGGTCAAGAAATGTTATTTACGTTCATTGATTATAAGTTGTATAGAAGACTAGGAGAGACAGAAAACGAGCGAACATCAAATGTTTTAATCATTTCAGCAACAACAGAGGATCCCGGGTCCACTTTATTATCTACATTTACGCGCCGGATTCCTATGGTCATTACATTGCCAGCTCTTCGTGATCGAACTTATGAAGAGAGATTGACACTCATTAAACGATTTTTCACTGAAGAAAGTGTTCGTCTAGGAAAAGAGATCGTTGTAAGTGCAAATACTATTCGCTCTTTTCTATTTTATCCGTGTCAAAACAATATCGGACAACTTAAAGCCGACATCCAATTAGCTTGCGCGAAAGCTTATGCAGATTTTATTACTCATAAACATGACAAAATACGTATTTATAGCACTGATTTGAACTGGTATGTGAAGGAAGGCTTATTCATTGAAAAAAAAGTAAAGCATGCAGTCACACTGTTAAATGAGCATTTTGAATTTTCACCAACAAAGGGTATAACTAGTAACCAACAATTGGATCATTCTGCAGATACAATTTATGACCGAATTGATACGAAATATGAAGAACTTAAACAACGTGGCGTTGCTCAGGACGAGTTATCCTTACTAATGGAAAACGATATTGAAAGTTATTTTACGCATTATTTAACTTCTATTAATCGCAAACTATCTAGTAAAGAAAATGTCCAAAAAATAATCAAGCCTGAAATTGTTACACTAAGTGAAAAGGTACTAAAACTAGCAGAAGAAAAATTAAGTAAGAGATTTAATGAAAAAATACTTGTTGCACTTAGCCTTCACATACAAACCCTATTACAACGTATACAGTCAAACAAGAAAATTTATCATCCAAATATAACGCAAATCCGAGATCAATATAAGAAAGAGTTTTCCGTTTCAATTGAATGTGTAAAAATGATTGAAGATTTTTCAAATGTTTCAATCCCATTTGATGAAGTAGCATTTATAACGATGTTTTTTGTATATGGAAACGAAGATTATAAAGTGACTAGTTCCAATGTAAAAGTAATTGTATTAGCTCACGGTAATGGAATTGCTAGAGAAATGGCAAATGTAACAAATGAACTGCTAGAAAACGAGGAAGTTATTGGAATCGATATGCCATTAAGTGAACCACCACAAGATTTTTTAATTCGAGTAAAAGATTATATTAAATCCTTAGGTAAATTAAATGGAATTCTACTTTGTATCGATATGGGGTCACTATCTTATATTGGTGACATAATTGAAGCCGAATATTCAATTCCTGTACGCGTGATTCAATTGGTAAGTACTGCACATGTAATCGAAGCCTCTAGAAAAGCAACACTAGGTTATAATTTAGACGAGCTTTATCAGGACGTGCGAAACTTAACTACTTTCTTCATCAATTCTCATTCGAATAAAACGAAACAACCTGAATTTAATCGTTCTGTCATTTTAACTGCATGTCTGACTGGTCAGGGAAGTGCAATCGCCATTAAAAATATACTAGCGAATAACTTGGTCTATGATAAAGAGATGCTAGAAATCGTACCAATTAGCCTTTTAAATAAAGACGAATTACAAAAAATGTTAAATGATATATCTAAAGAACGTAGTATCGTATGTATTGTTTCGAATTTTGATATAAATGTTCCATTTAATACGTTTCATTTACAGGATGTATTAAACATGAAGGCTACAAAGACAATACAAGAATTGATAACTTATGAAGAAACGTATTTAAAAATGGCTGAAACATTACAAGAGACTATTTCTTTAAAGGATGCTAAAAAAGTAATTAGTGTGATTAGACGTGCCTTAAATGATATACAAGTCCAAACAGATAAATTTTTCAAAAACGAGGATCTAATGGGAATTGTTATTCATATGAGTTGTATGATTGAGCGAATTCAAAACTCACAGCCTCTCATCCCATTTAAAGATAAAGAAGATAAAATAAATAGTGACTATATGCTATATTTAAAAATTAAAAAAATAATGCAGCAAATTGAGGATGCTTGTGACATTATCATACCTGATGATGAAATATGTTACTTAATGGAATTTTATTCTAGAAATGATATAAGCAGATTAGATGAAGAATTTTATATAAAATAAGAAAAAAGCCAGTTACTTTAATGAGGTAACTGGCTTCAGAGTGTTGAAATATAAAATCCTCGATAGGGAAAATGGTTATTAAATGAATATTTATTAATGATGAATTTATCCTTTTTTGGATGATCTATCTATTAATGTAATATATTTTGAGCAATTTTATGATTCTAATAACTCTAGTAATGGTTTTTTCAAAATTTAAAAATATAATGAGCTAATTTTTTAGAAAAACAAATTCAATTGATTAGTTTATTAATTAATGTTCGAAATTTGTTGACCTACAAATTGATTTATAAACTAATGTTAGAATACTCTAAGAAAAAGGCTATTTGATTAGGGTTTATCGCAGGCATTTTTTGATGAATAAGTTGATTGGAATGGAGGGATGCTCGACTCCTATGGGATTAGCGGGAAGGCTGAGACCCCGCAGGCTTGCCGAGGCCACTGAAAAAGTCCTTGTGATTAAAAAAAGTGAAGGCTTTCTCGATTTCATCGAGGAAGCCTTCACTTTTTTCTTGTATAATTGTTGTATCAAGTAACGGTGGTGTATCGAATGATCTCAAATCAAGAATCTTTTACTCTCAGTCCTTTCATGGCTTTATACGATTTAATTGTTCCGAAAGATAATATACTTCGTCAAATAAATGAATTAGTAGATTTTACGTTTGTTTTAGAAGAATTAAAAAATAAATATTGCCTTGATAACGGCCGGAATGCAGTGCCGCCTATTCGTATGTTCAAATATTTGTTACTAAAATCGATCTTTGATTTATCAGATGTTGATGTTGTTGAACGATCAAAGTATGATATGTCTTTTAAATATTTTCTTGATATGGCTCCGGAAGAATCAGTGATCAATTCAAGTTCTTTAACGAAATTTCGTAAGCTTCGTTTAAAAGATGTTGAATTATTAGACATGTTGATCAATAAAACAGTCGAAATCGCACTTGAAAAAGAACTAATTAAAAGTACGTCCATTATAGTTGATGCAACTCATACAAGATCGCGATATAATCAAAAATCACCAAAAGAATTTTTAATGGAAAAGTCAAAGCTTCTTCGAAAAGCTGTTTATCAAATCAATGAGGGAATGAGAGGAAAATTCCCACAAAAGCCAACAACGAATGATTTAATCGATGAAATTAAATATAGTCAAAAAGTCATCCAATCTGTGGAAAAAGAAGAATCAATCCGTGAATATCCAAAAGTCAAAGAAAAACTAAACTATCTAAAAGAAATTGTAGAAGATTACGAGGGCAACCTAGAATTTTCACATGATCCTGACGCAAAAACTGGTCACAAATCAGCTGATACCTCATTCTTTGGTTATAAAACACATATTGCGATGAACGAAGAGCGTCTTATTACAGCTGCATTGGTTACTACTGGTGAAAAAAATGATGGAAAGTACCTACAAACATTGATTGAAAAAAGTTGTGAAACAGGAATGGAAATTGATACAGTCATTGGTGATACAGCTTATTCAGAGATTGATAATCTTCAATACGTAAATGAAAATGAATTAAAATTAGTTTCGAAATTAAACCCAACGATTACACATGGAACACGTAAAAAAGAAGATGAATTTCAATATAATAAGGATGCGGGTATGTACGTTTGCAAGGCAGGTCATATGGCAATCCGAAAAAGAAGACAAGAAAGAAAAAATCAGAAAAAAAATCCGCGAGATATGTATTACTTTGATATTGAAAAATGTAAAAAATGTCCCTTTAAAGATGGATGTTACAAAGAAGGTGCCAAAAGTAAATCATATAGTGTAACAATTAAATCAACTGAACACAAAGAGCATGCACAATTTCAAGAAAGCGAATATTTCAAAGAGAAATCAAAAGAACGCTATAAAATTGAAGCAAAAAATAGTGAATTAAAACACAGACACGGGTACAATGTAGCAAATTCCACGGGTCTATTAGGCATGGAAATGCAAGGGGCAATGGCCATATTCGCAGTTAATTTAAAACGAATACTGACCTTAATGAAGGAAGAAAACTAAAAATGTATAAAGGAAAAGGCGATTTTCCGTTCAATTCTGAACGAAAAATCGCCTTTTTTAGATCATATATAGATTACAGTAAATAAAATTGACTGTTTTTCAGTGGCCTCGGCTTGCCGAGCAGGCTCAGGTCTCGCCCCATGGAAAGCGAGCATCCTGTAGTGGAAATCAACATCACTCTACTCCTTTTACGATAATTTTGTAATTTAATTGACAAGATTGTTTTTCAACAACGTAAAAGCCAGTTACTTTAATAAAGTTAACTGGCTTTTTTCTCTATATTAATACTTTACTAACTCTACTCCCTCAGGAAGTTTTGAATTCGTTAAGATATCTAGTTCTGTTAATCTCTCAAAGCAATAGGATGTACCATTTTTCAAATGATTATCTAAGAATGCAGGGTGAACCATAACCTCTACTGACCCAATATTATTATTTATTCTATCTTCTATTGTCTCAAAATAATTTATTGGAATATCACTACCATAAAAATCAGTTAATAATTGATCCGTAAAAGGTTTGATTCCATCAATTTTACTCTTTGGCGAAATTCTGACTGGAAGATCATACTTTTGAGATAATTTTGCAATTACAGGGTGAAGAATTGCGATCATGTGTACATGGTGATGACTATCTAAATGTGAAGGATTTAATCCATAAGAAAGAAACTTTTGAATTTGAGCATCC
This genomic interval from Gottfriedia acidiceleris contains the following:
- the rpoN gene encoding RNA polymerase factor sigma-54; this translates as MEMNLMQKQSLKLAMTQELRQAITMLQFNAQELTDFLFEQSLENPLIEVETPYNDYTSSKVKQQTTSSGQGMELYTRRTETLQEELVSQLNELKIDNEEYKIIKYLIYNLDKNGFLMESDEELIHELNISYVQLQICIDTLQRFEPSGVGARSVKECLLIQLNGLEVDTTIAKQVIKDYFDLFVNKNWKEIAKKLKISLPDLQKEIDLILTLQPRPGLNYFQDQVNYVAPDLTVEKIGGEFVVLINDKIMPRLKVLNEYSSILNGQHEKEVSTYLKDKNTQVNWLMKSLEERKSTMLAVMNCILRKQIAFFEKGPANLKTLTLKEIAEELSLHESTISRTCKNKYVQTPFGLYEMKKFFHQGVSVDGEELASTSVQVFIKQLVDEENKEKPLSDQKLVELLAEKHGVEISRRTVAKYRDILRIPGSSKRKRFS
- a CDS encoding sigma 54-interacting transcriptional regulator, yielding MNRKNQIYEVFLQNKEQGFTANEIAQKLSLDRANVSSDLNKLVKEELLIKTNSRPVIFKLLSQTLQRTDKSQIKIASSDYKYEYFYEENISLRPAIEKARSAILYPPSGMHTLILGETGVGKSAFAKRMHDYAILTNVLEKDSPFIIFNCADYANNPQLLLGQLFGVRKGAYTGATEQKGLLEKANNGILFLDEVHRLTPEGQEMLFTFIDYKLYRRLGETENERTSNVLIISATTEDPGSTLLSTFTRRIPMVITLPALRDRTYEERLTLIKRFFTEESVRLGKEIVVSANTIRSFLFYPCQNNIGQLKADIQLACAKAYADFITHKHDKIRIYSTDLNWYVKEGLFIEKKVKHAVTLLNEHFEFSPTKGITSNQQLDHSADTIYDRIDTKYEELKQRGVAQDELSLLMENDIESYFTHYLTSINRKLSSKENVQKIIKPEIVTLSEKVLKLAEEKLSKRFNEKILVALSLHIQTLLQRIQSNKKIYHPNITQIRDQYKKEFSVSIECVKMIEDFSNVSIPFDEVAFITMFFVYGNEDYKVTSSNVKVIVLAHGNGIAREMANVTNELLENEEVIGIDMPLSEPPQDFLIRVKDYIKSLGKLNGILLCIDMGSLSYIGDIIEAEYSIPVRVIQLVSTAHVIEASRKATLGYNLDELYQDVRNLTTFFINSHSNKTKQPEFNRSVILTACLTGQGSAIAIKNILANNLVYDKEMLEIVPISLLNKDELQKMLNDISKERSIVCIVSNFDINVPFNTFHLQDVLNMKATKTIQELITYEETYLKMAETLQETISLKDAKKVISVIRRALNDIQVQTDKFFKNEDLMGIVIHMSCMIERIQNSQPLIPFKDKEDKINSDYMLYLKIKKIMQQIEDACDIIIPDDEICYLMEFYSRNDISRLDEEFYIK
- a CDS encoding IS1182 family transposase, with amino-acid sequence MISNQESFTLSPFMALYDLIVPKDNILRQINELVDFTFVLEELKNKYCLDNGRNAVPPIRMFKYLLLKSIFDLSDVDVVERSKYDMSFKYFLDMAPEESVINSSSLTKFRKLRLKDVELLDMLINKTVEIALEKELIKSTSIIVDATHTRSRYNQKSPKEFLMEKSKLLRKAVYQINEGMRGKFPQKPTTNDLIDEIKYSQKVIQSVEKEESIREYPKVKEKLNYLKEIVEDYEGNLEFSHDPDAKTGHKSADTSFFGYKTHIAMNEERLITAALVTTGEKNDGKYLQTLIEKSCETGMEIDTVIGDTAYSEIDNLQYVNENELKLVSKLNPTITHGTRKKEDEFQYNKDAGMYVCKAGHMAIRKRRQERKNQKKNPRDMYYFDIEKCKKCPFKDGCYKEGAKSKSYSVTIKSTEHKEHAQFQESEYFKEKSKERYKIEAKNSELKHRHGYNVANSTGLLGMEMQGAMAIFAVNLKRILTLMKEEN
- the chbG gene encoding chitin disaccharide deacetylase, which codes for MTKLIVNADDFGFSKGVNYGIIEAHLNGIVNSATMMMNMYALEHGIELAKLHPTLGLGVHLVLTAGKPLLTDLQTIVDQNGNFLKNSYWYDNPVINVEEVEKEWDAQIQKFLSYGLNPSHLDSHHHVHMIAILHPVIAKLSQKYDLPVRISPKSKIDGIKPFTDQLLTDFYGSDIPINYFETIEDRINNNIGSVEVMVHPAFLDNHLKNGTSYCFERLTELDILTNSKLPEGVELVKY